A segment of the Thermoplasmata archaeon genome:
CGCGGGCCGGTCGTCCTCGGGGCGCGTGGGCACGGGCAGCTCCCGGGTCCACGAGGCCGGCCCGCCGCGCTCCGCGTCGCGTCGCGCGCGGTGGGCGGACGCCTGCATCGCGCGGATCAACGGGCGCGCGCCGATCGGCGCCACGATCGTCGTGATCAGGCCCACGCCGGCGACGATCGTAAAGATCGTCGTGGTGAAGATCCCGGCGTCGAGCAGGATCACCGCCATGGCCAGTTCGACCGCTCCCCGGCTGACCACGAGGAAGCCGATCGCGAACGACTCCTCGGACGAGCGTCGGAGCGTGAGGCCGACGGCGGAGCCGACCAGGAACTTCGAGACCACCGCATAGATCGTGAGCGCGGCGAACGCGATGAGGGCGACGATCGACGTGCCGAGCTCGAGGAAATCGGTGCCGTAGCCCACGAGCACGAAGAACAGCGGAATGAAGAACCCCCAGCTCACGGCCTCGAAGATGGTGATGATCGAGCGGTGGACCGTGCGGCCCGTGATCTCGGGCGTCACGATGATGCCGGCGTAGAAGGCGCCGACGACGAACGTCAGGCCGAGGTACTGGGAGTAGAGGGCCGACGCCAGGCCCGCGATGATCAGCAGGGCGAATCCGGCCTCGCGCGAGTGCCACGTCGAGCGGAAGCGCTGGACGAAGCGACCCCATCGGGGCCGGCTCACCGCCCAGCGCAGCACGAGGTAGACGGCGAGGATCGACCCGAGGAACAACAGGACCGCCCCGACCGCGAGCCCCGCGGCCGCGAGGCTCCCGCCGGCGCCGCCGCTGCCGATCCGCAGCAGGATCGCGAAGACCGTGACCGCGCACAGCTCGTTGACCACCGAGGCGCTCAACAGGAACGCTCCGAACGGGGTGTCCAGGAGCTCGAACTCCTGCAGCATGATCGCGAGGACGGGGAGCGCGGTGATCGACACCGTGAGCGCGACGTAGAGGTCGAGCAGCGAGCTGAAGGACGGGTAGAGGAGGTGGACGATCCCGGCACCGGCGAGGAACGGGACGAAGAAGATCCCGACGCCGAGCAGCACGGCGGGCGTGCCCACCTCGCGCAGCTGTCGGGGATTGATGGTGAGACCGGCCATCATGAGGATGAAGAACGTCGCCAGCGTCTCCAGGCCCGTGAACTCCGGCGTGATCGCGCTGAGCCCGAGCGCCGGGCCGAGGAGCGTCGGGCCAAGGATCACCCCGACCAGGAGCTGACCGACGAGGGCGGCCTGGCCGAGGTGCGTGAACAGCTCGCCGACCAGGACGCCCAGCGCGACCAGGAGGAACAGCCCGACGATGAACTCGGTGGTGGTGTTGATCATCGCGCTCGCCCACCCGACGTCGGCGACGGGGGACTCCGACGTGGATCCCCGAGCGCCACCGCCGGCCCCACGCCAGCGTGTCCGGGCGGCGCCATAACTAGGTTTGCCCGCGCAGGCGGTGCCCGCTCGGGCCCGCACCGCTTTGTGCCCGCGACCGGTCGCCCGGCGATGCCAATGGGGTCGGAGGCGCGATCACCCCCACGTCCACGCGGCCCGGACCGTGCCGCGGTGGACGCCCGTCGGGCGCGCGCCCTCGAGGAGCCGCTGGACGTGCGGCTGCGTTCCGACGACCCGTACCCGCTCCTCGAGGTTCGCAATCCGTTGCACCGGACCAGCTACCTCGTGATGCTGCCGGAGTATCCGGAGCGGACATCGGCGCTGTGCACCTGCACCGACTTCGCGCGCCGCGGCCTCGGCACCTGCAAGCACATCGAGGCGACGCTCGCCTGGCTCGCCGCCCATCCCCCGGCCCCGCAGGCGGCGCCGGCCCGTCGCCCGGGCGCCGGGCTCGCGCGCCGGTGGCATCGGATCGATGAGCGGCTGGAGGCGCTCGGTCGCCGGCCGGGCAGCCTGCGGGCCCGGATGCGGAGC
Coding sequences within it:
- a CDS encoding cation:proton antiporter, producing the protein MINTTTEFIVGLFLLVALGVLVGELFTHLGQAALVGQLLVGVILGPTLLGPALGLSAITPEFTGLETLATFFILMMAGLTINPRQLREVGTPAVLLGVGIFFVPFLAGAGIVHLLYPSFSSLLDLYVALTVSITALPVLAIMLQEFELLDTPFGAFLLSASVVNELCAVTVFAILLRIGSGGAGGSLAAAGLAVGAVLLFLGSILAVYLVLRWAVSRPRWGRFVQRFRSTWHSREAGFALLIIAGLASALYSQYLGLTFVVGAFYAGIIVTPEITGRTVHRSIITIFEAVSWGFFIPLFFVLVGYGTDFLELGTSIVALIAFAALTIYAVVSKFLVGSAVGLTLRRSSEESFAIGFLVVSRGAVELAMAVILLDAGIFTTTIFTIVAGVGLITTIVAPIGARPLIRAMQASAHRARRDAERGGPASWTRELPVPTRPEDDRPALPRASR